One segment of Geomonas ferrireducens DNA contains the following:
- a CDS encoding MFS transporter has translation MFKGITGNVLILGLVSFFTDVSSEMIYPLLPLFLTGVLGAGPVFLGAIEGVAESTASFLKLISGIVSDRVRSRKGLVLSGYAISSLMRPLIGSAGTPLTVLLIRTGDRVGKGLRTSPRDALIADSVEPAMRGKAYGFHRSMDHAGALVGPLIATFLLAYFISDLRQLFWLAGIPGIAAVLLIIWKVQETRQVLQPRRRLHLTALPAGPLRRYLLILFLFTLGNSSDAFLLLKAGAVGTPAYRLPLLWAFFHLVKMLSTMPFGALSDRIGRRSVIVAGWCVYALSYLGFGLAGSEVEIWLLFALYGIFFGLTEGVEKAFVADLAREAEVGAAFGWFHFAVGAGALPASLLFGSIWQLEGGAAPFLFGASLSAVAAILLVTVVKAPSPSPH, from the coding sequence GTGTTCAAGGGCATTACCGGCAACGTTCTCATTCTGGGGCTTGTCAGTTTCTTTACCGACGTCTCAAGCGAGATGATCTACCCGCTTTTGCCGTTATTTCTTACCGGTGTGCTCGGAGCAGGTCCTGTATTCCTAGGGGCCATTGAGGGAGTGGCGGAATCCACCGCTTCGTTTCTGAAGCTTATCTCCGGCATCGTGTCTGACCGTGTGCGCAGCAGGAAAGGACTGGTACTTTCCGGGTACGCGATCTCCTCGCTGATGCGGCCTCTGATCGGGAGCGCCGGCACACCGCTCACCGTGCTGCTCATCCGGACCGGCGACCGGGTAGGGAAGGGGCTCCGCACCTCGCCGCGCGACGCCTTGATCGCCGATTCCGTAGAGCCTGCCATGCGCGGGAAGGCGTACGGGTTCCACAGGTCGATGGACCACGCCGGGGCTTTGGTCGGGCCTCTCATCGCGACCTTTCTGCTTGCCTATTTCATAAGCGACCTGCGGCAGCTCTTCTGGCTTGCCGGCATCCCGGGGATCGCGGCGGTCCTTCTCATCATCTGGAAGGTGCAGGAAACCCGACAGGTCCTCCAACCACGGCGGCGGTTGCACCTGACCGCGCTCCCCGCAGGTCCGCTCAGAAGATACCTGCTGATCCTCTTTCTTTTCACCCTCGGCAATTCCTCAGACGCCTTTCTCCTTTTGAAGGCAGGAGCGGTCGGGACTCCGGCATACCGCCTGCCGCTTCTGTGGGCCTTCTTTCACCTGGTGAAGATGCTCTCCACCATGCCCTTTGGCGCCCTCTCCGACCGTATCGGCAGACGGTCGGTGATCGTTGCCGGCTGGTGCGTCTATGCCCTGTCCTACCTGGGCTTCGGCCTCGCCGGAAGCGAGGTCGAGATCTGGCTCCTCTTCGCGCTCTACGGAATCTTCTTCGGCCTAACCGAAGGGGTGGAAAAGGCATTCGTGGCCGACCTGGCCAGGGAAGCGGAAGTCGGCGCCGCGTTCGGCTGGTTCCACTTCGCCGTAGGTGCGGGCGCGCTGCCGGCGAGCCTGCTGTTCGGAAGCATCTGGCAGCTTGAAGGGGGCGCCGCTCCCTTTCTCTTCGGCGCGTCCCTGTCCGCTGTGGCTGCCATTCTACTTGTCACCGTGGTCAAAGCACCGTCTCCGTCCCCGCACTGA
- the proC gene encoding pyrroline-5-carboxylate reductase — protein MEKRTGFIGGGNMAEAIIKGLLAGGVPAAELAVSEPSEPRRKQLAERYGVQVLSDNVALCRMSDTVILAVKPQVASQVLSHLEATPDKLFISIMAGVKSAAIEGMLGAGVRVVRVMPNTPALVLEGASAIARGYNATEDDLVLARRIFDLVGTTCVVEEKLLDAVTGVSGSGPAYVLTFIEALSDAGVKHGLTRDVATALAAQTVYGTAKLLLESHEHPAVLKSNVASPGGTTIAAMHSLDRDGFRAATINAVDVCVARSKELGEK, from the coding sequence ATGGAGAAGAGAACAGGTTTCATCGGCGGCGGCAACATGGCCGAGGCGATCATCAAGGGGCTTTTGGCGGGTGGCGTTCCTGCCGCCGAGCTGGCGGTCTCCGAGCCCTCCGAGCCGCGCCGCAAGCAGCTCGCCGAGCGTTACGGCGTGCAGGTGCTTTCGGACAACGTCGCCCTTTGCCGGATGAGCGACACCGTGATCCTCGCCGTGAAACCGCAGGTCGCCTCCCAGGTGCTCTCCCACCTTGAAGCGACGCCGGACAAGCTCTTCATATCTATAATGGCGGGGGTGAAAAGCGCCGCCATCGAGGGGATGCTGGGTGCCGGCGTCCGCGTGGTGCGCGTCATGCCCAACACGCCGGCGCTCGTGCTCGAAGGGGCATCGGCGATCGCCCGCGGCTACAACGCGACCGAGGACGACCTGGTGCTCGCCCGCAGGATCTTCGACCTGGTCGGGACCACCTGCGTCGTGGAAGAGAAGCTACTCGACGCGGTAACCGGCGTCTCCGGCAGCGGCCCGGCCTACGTGCTCACCTTCATCGAGGCATTGAGCGACGCCGGCGTGAAGCACGGTCTCACCCGGGACGTTGCGACCGCCCTCGCCGCCCAGACCGTCTACGGAACCGCTAAGCTCCTCCTCGAGAGCCACGAACACCCCGCCGTCCTGAAAAGCAACGTCGCCTCCCCCGGGGGGACCACCATCGCCGCGATGCACTCCCTTGACCGCGACGGCTTCCGCGCCGCCACCATCAACGCGGTGGACGTCTGCGTGGCGCGCTCCAAGGAGCTGGGGGAAAAGTGA
- a CDS encoding acylphosphatase: MKIRTMVLVRGRVQGVAFRHHTARTAARHNVSGWVRNLADGSVEACFEGEEDDVRAMVQWCRRGPEAARVDELIEKAGEYAGECAGFSIRYGDE, translated from the coding sequence GTGAAAATAAGGACGATGGTACTCGTGCGCGGCCGGGTGCAGGGGGTCGCCTTCAGGCACCACACCGCCCGGACTGCGGCCCGGCACAACGTCTCCGGCTGGGTGCGCAACCTGGCCGACGGCTCCGTCGAGGCGTGTTTCGAAGGGGAGGAAGACGATGTTCGGGCCATGGTGCAGTGGTGCCGGCGGGGTCCGGAAGCCGCACGCGTGGACGAGTTGATCGAGAAGGCGGGTGAGTACGCCGGTGAGTGCGCCGGTTTCAGCATCAGGTACGGCGATGAATAG
- a CDS encoding DsbC family protein, with amino-acid sequence MNRWMTLLVVLLTLLIAASAFAAKENLDLDKAVKIGNGKTTVIEFTDPDCPYCRKAEAYFQNRTDVTRYVFFIPLKTHPKSKDKVQYILSAKDKAKAFHEAASDTFDKRKLSEITPAGIKLQKEHEEIAKANKMNATPTFLIYGRIVEGFDLKKLEQLLK; translated from the coding sequence ATGAATAGATGGATGACGCTGCTTGTGGTCCTGCTCACGTTACTCATCGCGGCATCGGCATTTGCGGCGAAGGAGAACCTCGATCTGGACAAGGCGGTCAAGATCGGTAATGGCAAGACCACTGTGATCGAATTCACCGACCCGGACTGCCCCTACTGCCGCAAGGCGGAGGCCTATTTCCAGAACCGGACCGACGTTACACGCTACGTCTTCTTCATCCCGCTGAAAACGCATCCGAAATCCAAGGATAAGGTCCAGTACATCCTGTCCGCGAAGGACAAGGCGAAGGCGTTCCACGAGGCGGCTTCCGACACCTTCGACAAGAGAAAGCTCTCCGAGATCACCCCTGCCGGGATCAAGCTTCAGAAGGAGCACGAAGAGATCGCGAAGGCGAACAAGATGAACGCCACCCCCACCTTCTTGATCTACGGCAGGATCGTCGAGGGCTTCGACCTTAAGAAGCTGGAGCAGTTGCTGAAATAG